The Phormidium sp. PBR-2020 DNA segment GGACAGTGGCCTGCTATTCAACCCGCTGAACTGGCAAGATTAGCCCAAATCGTGCAGGAACTGGAGCCAGAACTGCAACAATACCAGGATTTAGTTGAGTATGCCCGCCTGATAAGCCAGGTGAGAGCGCAACCCCAGGAAATTCGCCCGGAGGATGTCGAGAAGACTTACCACGTCCTTGAGACAGAGTTGCATTTGCCCGCCGAACTTGTGCCGGGTGGAGTTGAGATAGAAGCGTCTTTGCTTGAGGGGTTGCAGCCGTTTGAGTTCGAGACGGGGACGGTGGAGTTTGTTGAGCCATCGGAGGCGCAACCGGAACAGGACGGGGTGGCGCTTGAGTCGTTCGAGTTCGAGACGGCACAGATTCGACGGGGGGATGCCGGAGATAACTGGGTGATTGAGCGTAGTCGCGGCTCAGCGCAACAGTTTGTTGAAGTGTTGGGCAACGACAGGGTTCTGGAAATGGTTTTCGTGCCGGGGGGTAAGTTCATGATGGGATCGCCCGACGACGAACCGGAGAATCGTCGTTCTGAAAAACCCCAGCATGAGGTGGAGGTGTCGCCGTTTTATCTAGGGAAATATCCGGTGACCCAGGCTCAGTGGCGAGTGGTGGCGGCATTGCCTCAGGTGGAACGAGCTTTAAGTCCAGATCCTTCGAGGTTCAAGGGTGCGAACCGTCCGGTGGAGAGGGTATCGTGGGACGATGCGGTGGAGTTTTGCCGGCGACTCTCGCAACAGAGTGGGCGAGATTATCGACTGCCGAGCGAAGCGGAATGGGAATATGCCTGTCGTGCGGGGACGACGACGCCGTTTTACTTTGGCGACACCCTGACCACTGATTTGGCAAATTATGATGGCGGTAGGACTTATGGGGATGGTCCCCAAGGAGAAGATCGAGGTCAGACGACTGATGTGGGCAACTTTTCCGCCAACGGCTTTGGACTCTATGATATGCACGGTAATGTTTGGGAGTCGTGCGCGGATGATTGGCACGACAATTACAAGGGAGCACCAAATGACGGTAGTGCCTGGGTTGATGAAAACCGTACAAACAATAGAAAAGTGCTGCGTGGCGGCTCCTGGCTCGGTAATCCGGGGTACTGTCGCTCTGCCATCCGCTTCAACGGTACGCCCGTCGGCGCCCTCTACTACTACGGCTGTCGGGTTGCGTGCGCGGCGTCCAGGACTCTTTCCTAGCCCTTTGTTCTTTTCCCCTTTTGCCCTTTGGGGTCTCGCTGCTAGGCGAGTCAAATTTTTTTTAAGATAATCAAGGGGTTTCGTGGGAAAATTAAAAACAATGTCCGAACTCTCGATTATCCAAAAAACCTACGACCTTGTGAAGTGGTATATTCCAATTCTAAATCGGTTGCCTCGCAGTCATAAGTTCACCTTAGGAGAGCGAATGATTACAGGTTTGTACGAGTTCCTGGAAGGTTTAATTGTTGTCCAATATTCCAGCAAAAAATTCGCGCAGCTCAAGACGCTCAATGGTAAATTAGATGTCTTGCGCTATCAAACTCGGTTACTGGTGGATTTTGGGTTGATGGACGAAAAACGCTACGCCTATGTCACGCAACTGCTGGTTGAAATTGGTAATGAGTTAGGTGGTTGGATTAAACAGCAAAATCAACGAGAACAACGATGAAACGTTATGGCAATCTCTATCCAAGCATTACCGATTTTTCTAACTTGCTGGCGGCGGCTCGGCAAGCTCAGAGAAGTAAGCGATTTCGTGACTCAGTTTTGAGTTTTAACTATCATTTAGAATCGAACCTTTTACAGTTACAGCAAGAGCTACAAGCTAAAACTTATCAGCCAGGAGAGTATCGCACCTTTGAGATTTTCGAGCCGAAACGTCGTTTAATTTCAGCAGCACCTTACCGCGATCGCGTTGTTCACCACGCTTTATGCAACGTCATTGTGCCAATCTTTCAACGCACCTTTATCGGTACATCTTACGCCAATCGAGTGGGCTTTGGCAGCCACCGCGCTCTACAAAAATTCGTAGGTTATGCGCGGTCTAATCGTTATGTTTTGCAATGCGATATTCGTCGATATTTTCCAAGTATTGACCTAGAAATCTTAAAATCTCAAATTCGTCGAAAAGTAAAATGTCGCGATACACTGTGGCTGATTGATACTATTATTGACAATAGCAACAACAATCATGGCAATCATAGTACGAGCTTTCAGGAGGCGAACCTTGACTATTTTCCAGGGGACGATCTCTTAACGCCACTCCAACGTCCTAAGGGTCTGCCCATTGGCAATCTCACCAGTCAGTTTTTTGCCAATGTTTATCTCAACGGATTCGACCATTTTGTCAAAGAAGAACTCAACCTGAAAGCCTATCTACGCTACGTCGATGATTTCGCGCTGTTTGCAGATGACCCTGTGTTTTTAGCCGAATGCCGAGAAGCCATTGAAACATATCTCATCCAACTTCGCCTAACCATTCATCCCATCAAAAGTCAACTGTCTCAAACCCATCATGGAGCCAGTTTTTTGGGATTTCGCGTCTTACCTGATCGCATTCGTGTCCGCAACCACAACCTGCAACGGGGACGGAAACGCTTGCAGAAACTCCAAGCGGGATATCTCAGCGGACAACTTTCTGAAGATGACCTGTGCCAGTCCCTACAAAGCTGGGTTGCTCACCTCGAACACGGCGATACCTGGCGACTGCGACAAGCCATCTTCAAGGATTGGGCAGGACCCTTGCCAGAATCCCTGGTCGCCAAGCTAACGACACCGAACTAAACTAAGGGTGGGGCGGGCAAGGAAAACGGCTGCGTGGCGGCTCCTGGAACAACAATCCGAGGAACTGTCGCTCTGCCATCCGCAACAACAATACGCCCGACAACGCCAACAACAACAACGGCTTTCGGGTTGCGTGCGCGGCGTCCAGTACTCTTCACCGTCAGAACCGGCAGATGGAAATCTGTTGGGTGTACCCCGAAGAGTCCAGACCCGTTCCGGCGATGTCCACCGAGACATCCGAAAATCAACCTCGGCTGGTTCGCCTGGTAGGGGTTTCCCGACTCGTGAGCCAGCCGAACCTAAACTCATCCTGCCAAGTCTTGAGCCAATGTCCGAGCGAACTGTCCCATCTCCAGGAAACCTCGTCATCCATCGCCAACGGCGGCGGGGACGCTACTGGCGAGAACCCTTGGGAAACGGTGCGGATTTGGAGATGGTGCTGGTTCCAGGGGGTGAGTTCTGGATGGGGTCCCCAGAAGACGAGTTAGACCGTTATGACGATGAAGGTCCCCGCCACCGCGTCAGGGTTCCGACGTTCCTGATGGGGAAATACCCCGTGACCCAGGCTCAGTGGCGAGCCGTGGCGGCATTGCCTCAGGTCGAACAAGCCTTAAAGCCAGACCCTTCAAGGTTCAAAGGCGCGAACCGTCCAGTGGAGCAAGTATCGTGGGACGATGCGGTGGAGTTTTGTCGGCGACTCTCGCAACATAGCGGGCGAAACTACCGACTTCCGAGTGAGGCGGAATGGGAATATGCCTGTCGCGCAGGAACGTCCACCCCCTTCCACTTTGGCGAGACCATAACGACTGACCTGGCAAATTACCGGGGAACGGATAACAAGGAGCGCGATTGGTCGGGGTCTTACGGACCCGGACCGAAGGGGGAGTACCGAGAGCAAACGACAGAGGTGGGCAGTTTTCTCGCCAATGGCTTTGGACTCTATGATATGCACGGCAATGTCTGGGAGTGGTGTGCGGATGATTGGCATGACAATTACGAAGGAGCGCCCAACGACGCTAGCGCCTGGGTTAATGAAAATCGTACAGAAACTCAAAAAGTGCTGCGTGGCGGCTCCTGGTACAACAATCCGAGGATCTGTCGCTCTGCCATCCGCAACAGCAATTCGCCCGACTTCGCCGACAACTCCTTCGGCTTTCGGGTTGCGTGCGCGGCGTCCAGGACTCTTCCTTAGCCCTTTGTTCTTTTCCTCTTTTGCTCTTTGGGGTCTCGCCTAGCGGCGAGTCAATTTTTTTTTACAATGACTCTCAAGCGAGCGTTTGACCGAGATTTTTTAGAGCATTTTTAAAAAAATCCGCCCACCCCTTGACATTTGCAAAACTTGGGGCTAGGCTAGTAAAGGTGTTGAGTTCAGGAACTCACGCCGACAACGAATACGCCCCCATCGTCTAGAGGCCTAGGACACCTCCCTTTCACGGAGGCGACGGGGATTCGAATTCCCCTGGGGGTATTCTCAAAATTAACCGATCGCCACTCACGGCGGTCGGTTGTTTGTTGTCTAGTCCTCCTCTGACACCGCCGGCTCAGAACGCACCTGGTAAATCTTCGCTGGCTTTTGTCGCCCCTTGAGCAACACATTACCCAGAAGTTCCACCGGAAACTGCCCCTGAACATAGCGGTAGGTGGACTCACTCATCAAAATCCGGCAGAGTCCCCCCTCCACCGACTTATCAAAACTCTCCAAGCGAGCCGCCACATTCACACTATCGCCAATAATCGTGTAATCCTCCCGCTGAGAACTGCCCAAACTGCCCACCACCACTGGGCCCGTGGCAATTCCTACCCGCATGGAAATAATCGGCTGGCCCTGCTTCTGCCAACGTCCGTTCAACTGGCGCAAGGTCTCCGCCATATCCAAAGCACAGCGTACCGCCGCGATCGCATCCCTGGCAATCTCCTGCTCCTCCTCCCGTAACAGCGGCACCCCAAACACCGCCATCACCGAGTCACCAATAAACTTATCAATGGCCCCCTCATGGTGTAACACCACCTCCGCCATCTCCTCCATATACTCATTGAGCCAGCGCATCAGGGGTTCGGCGTCAATCTGTTCGGCTAAGGTACTGAAATTCTTAATATCCGTAAACAACACCGTCGCCGTGGCCCGTCGCCCCGGTAAACGCCCCTCCCGTAACAATTCATGGCGTTGTCGCCAAATTTCCTCCGCCACCGTTGAGGTGACATGACGACCAAACAAGTGCATCATCAACTGTCGGTCCTCCCGTTCCAACCGAGCCACATAGTTGGTCATCACGATCGCCCCACCTCCCAGTCCCAACATAGGAACCGTCACCGGAATCCACCAGGCCCACAAAAACGCCCCATAGCCCAGTAAGCCCAGGAGAATCCACCCTCCCACCAACACCAACAGCCCCCCACGACTCTGACGCAAGCGCCAATAGAGAACCGCCGCCACCGAAGTCCAAACCAAAATCCAGACCGCCTCCCAAAGGGACGGCCAAACGCGAATTAAGGGGCGATCATCCAGGGCCGCACTAATCACCTGACTGGTGAGATGGGCCTGAAACTCCACCCCACTCATGCGATCAGGACCCTCGAGTAATCCCCCCCAGAGGTTCTGACTATAGGGAGTGTAGAAAAAATCATTGAGACTCGGGGCCAGCGGACCAATCAAAACCACGCGATCGCGGATTCGTTCAGGACTGACCTCTCCATCGAGCACCTCCGCCAGAGAAACCATCTCAAACGACCCCGGTCCCCCCCGGAAATTCAGCAAAATCTGATAGCCCCCCGCATCGGCCCGCACATAGCCCCCATCATTGGCCTCAAAGGGATAAAACACCCGCCGCCCCAACTGCAAATACTGAGGATGGACTTGGGCCTCTGGGTCAAACTGGCGCTCCTGCTGTAAATACATCCAAGCCAACAGAAACCCTAAACTGGGGCGAGAATTGCCCTCATCATCCGTTAAAAACAACAACGCTCGTCGCAGTCGCCCATCCCCATCCACCGGAACATCATTGACCCCCACCAGTCCCCGCTCCGCCAAAACCGGTGGAGGACCAATTCGCCCCCCCTGTTGGTCCGGTACCTGTTTCTCAATACCGATAATCCGATCCGAGGTTTCAAACAGCTCAACTAGACGATCATGTCCGGGTTCAACGGGGAGATTGCGGTAAAAGTCTAAACCAATGGCCCGGGGGTCCGCATCTTCTAAAGTTTCCAAAAGGGTGGCTAACGTCTCATCACTAAACGGTGACCCCCAGCGTTCCAAATCCGTTTCCGTCACCCCGACAATGAGAATGCGGTCATCTCGGGGACTCTCAGGACGCAACAGCAAGAAGCGATCATAGGTGGCCCATTCTAGAGGTTGTAATAAACCCAACCCCCGTAAAAGCAGTAAAATGACGGCAACGCCAGGCCCAGCCATGAGAATCCCTTGCCATTGAGACCAGTAAGGCTGGATTTGCTTACGGAGATTGACCCAAACCATCAAAGATTTTTGGAAACGCCCCCCTAATTCTAGATCGTTGGCTAAAGCTTCAGATAAATTGGCTAGAATCTGAGCAAGTCCCTCTGACGGTTTAGCCTAGATTCAGAGGGGTGGACCGGGCATGGCCCCCCATGGTGTTGAGAGTGTGAGAACGCAGGAGTACAACGGGTGAATATCCTAGAACTGTTTGAGAAAGGCGGGATCGCCATGATTCCGCTGCTAGTATTGTCGGTATTATCGATCGCCACCATTTTTGAGCGGTTGTGGTTTTGGGCCCGCGTCCTCCCGAAAGAGCGAGCCTTAGTCAATCGCGTCTTGGAAACGGCCGAACAGGATTGGGACCTGGCCGCCGAAGTGGCTCGTCAGGGGCGATCGAGTCCCATTGCTCGTTTTCTCTATGCTCCCCTTCAACTTCAGGAGCCGGAACCCGAGCTGTTTCAATTAGCCTTAGAAGCCTCAGCGGATGAAGAACTAGCCAATATGCGGCGGGGGGACAAAATTTTAGAAGGGGTCATTGCGATCGCCCCCCTACTCGGCTTACTGGGAACAGTTTTAGGTTTAATCGAATCCCTCGGCTCCATCAGTATCGGCGATTTAGGCACCACCGCCACGGAAGGGGTGACTCAGGGGATTGGTGAATCTCTCATTAGCACCGCCACGGGCTTAATTGTCGCTATTATTAGCCTCAGCTTCTACCGCCTCTTTCAAGGCTTTGTCGTCAACCAAGCCAAAGTCTTTCGTAAAAGTGGCAACGCCTTAGAACTCTGCTATCGCCAGTTTTGGTCTCAACGCCAACGCCAGCCTCAGGATGGGGACTCTCAGAATGACCCAGACAAGCCGACCCTCAAGCCTGATTTAGACTTAAAACCCGCAGCCGTCGCCGATCGCCCGGCCTCAGACCCCTCGAAAGCCGATGAGGATGGCTCACCCGAGACCCCCTCAGACAATAACGCTGACTCCAACTCCTAAACCCTCCCCGACTCAAGCTCCCGTTTTATGAAACTCAAACAAACCGACGCCCTTCAGGACAACGCCCATATTGAGATTCTGCCCTTGATGGATGTCATCTTTTGTATTTTGACATTTTTCATCTTAGGGGCAGTAGGATTGACCCGTCAGCAGGCGATCGAGCAAAGTTTACCCCAGGCCAGCACCGGTCAACAGCAGATGCGGGAAATGTTCCGAGT contains these protein-coding regions:
- a CDS encoding formylglycine-generating enzyme family protein, giving the protein MSATAASTELERASRAIDRFVREFQPSYGFLAQHVALPLVLTPELVNFIRNRFLRADGVPWVAEVDLLLSDLCRPAGFELYVMSSAVRSRLLEQLKEQFGRQRLEAVARCLMTYNHYLSRTNGLSAPLLQAQQWAAMVYLQPHRDAAVREIATEFARHSGAVSEVGQWPAIQPAELARLAQIVQELEPELQQYQDLVEYARLISQVRAQPQEIRPEDVEKTYHVLETELHLPAELVPGGVEIEASLLEGLQPFEFETGTVEFVEPSEAQPEQDGVALESFEFETAQIRRGDAGDNWVIERSRGSAQQFVEVLGNDRVLEMVFVPGGKFMMGSPDDEPENRRSEKPQHEVEVSPFYLGKYPVTQAQWRVVAALPQVERALSPDPSRFKGANRPVERVSWDDAVEFCRRLSQQSGRDYRLPSEAEWEYACRAGTTTPFYFGDTLTTDLANYDGGRTYGDGPQGEDRGQTTDVGNFSANGFGLYDMHGNVWESCADDWHDNYKGAPNDGSAWVDENRTNNRKVLRGGSWLGNPGYCRSAIRFNGTPVGALYYYGCRVACAASRTLS
- the avd gene encoding diversity-generating retroelement protein Avd, giving the protein MSELSIIQKTYDLVKWYIPILNRLPRSHKFTLGERMITGLYEFLEGLIVVQYSSKKFAQLKTLNGKLDVLRYQTRLLVDFGLMDEKRYAYVTQLLVEIGNELGGWIKQQNQREQR
- a CDS encoding RNA-directed DNA polymerase, which produces MKRYGNLYPSITDFSNLLAAARQAQRSKRFRDSVLSFNYHLESNLLQLQQELQAKTYQPGEYRTFEIFEPKRRLISAAPYRDRVVHHALCNVIVPIFQRTFIGTSYANRVGFGSHRALQKFVGYARSNRYVLQCDIRRYFPSIDLEILKSQIRRKVKCRDTLWLIDTIIDNSNNNHGNHSTSFQEANLDYFPGDDLLTPLQRPKGLPIGNLTSQFFANVYLNGFDHFVKEELNLKAYLRYVDDFALFADDPVFLAECREAIETYLIQLRLTIHPIKSQLSQTHHGASFLGFRVLPDRIRVRNHNLQRGRKRLQKLQAGYLSGQLSEDDLCQSLQSWVAHLEHGDTWRLRQAIFKDWAGPLPESLVAKLTTPN
- a CDS encoding formylglycine-generating enzyme family protein encodes the protein MSERTVPSPGNLVIHRQRRRGRYWREPLGNGADLEMVLVPGGEFWMGSPEDELDRYDDEGPRHRVRVPTFLMGKYPVTQAQWRAVAALPQVEQALKPDPSRFKGANRPVEQVSWDDAVEFCRRLSQHSGRNYRLPSEAEWEYACRAGTSTPFHFGETITTDLANYRGTDNKERDWSGSYGPGPKGEYREQTTEVGSFLANGFGLYDMHGNVWEWCADDWHDNYEGAPNDASAWVNENRTETQKVLRGGSWYNNPRICRSAIRNSNSPDFADNSFGFRVACAASRTLP
- a CDS encoding adenylate/guanylate cyclase domain-containing protein yields the protein MVWVNLRKQIQPYWSQWQGILMAGPGVAVILLLLRGLGLLQPLEWATYDRFLLLRPESPRDDRILIVGVTETDLERWGSPFSDETLATLLETLEDADPRAIGLDFYRNLPVEPGHDRLVELFETSDRIIGIEKQVPDQQGGRIGPPPVLAERGLVGVNDVPVDGDGRLRRALLFLTDDEGNSRPSLGFLLAWMYLQQERQFDPEAQVHPQYLQLGRRVFYPFEANDGGYVRADAGGYQILLNFRGGPGSFEMVSLAEVLDGEVSPERIRDRVVLIGPLAPSLNDFFYTPYSQNLWGGLLEGPDRMSGVEFQAHLTSQVISAALDDRPLIRVWPSLWEAVWILVWTSVAAVLYWRLRQSRGGLLVLVGGWILLGLLGYGAFLWAWWIPVTVPMLGLGGGAIVMTNYVARLEREDRQLMMHLFGRHVTSTVAEEIWRQRHELLREGRLPGRRATATVLFTDIKNFSTLAEQIDAEPLMRWLNEYMEEMAEVVLHHEGAIDKFIGDSVMAVFGVPLLREEEQEIARDAIAAVRCALDMAETLRQLNGRWQKQGQPIISMRVGIATGPVVVGSLGSSQREDYTIIGDSVNVAARLESFDKSVEGGLCRILMSESTYRYVQGQFPVELLGNVLLKGRQKPAKIYQVRSEPAVSEED
- a CDS encoding MotA/TolQ/ExbB proton channel family protein; this translates as MNILELFEKGGIAMIPLLVLSVLSIATIFERLWFWARVLPKERALVNRVLETAEQDWDLAAEVARQGRSSPIARFLYAPLQLQEPEPELFQLALEASADEELANMRRGDKILEGVIAIAPLLGLLGTVLGLIESLGSISIGDLGTTATEGVTQGIGESLISTATGLIVAIISLSFYRLFQGFVVNQAKVFRKSGNALELCYRQFWSQRQRQPQDGDSQNDPDKPTLKPDLDLKPAAVADRPASDPSKADEDGSPETPSDNNADSNS